A DNA window from Trypanosoma brucei brucei TREU927 chromosome 11 chr11_scaffold01 genomic scaffold, whole genome shotgun sequence contains the following coding sequences:
- a CDS encoding variant surface glycoprotein: MKPHQAMVATALVLGIATRRGAATGGNGISAAAWKPLCDISATLAGLTQKVRADVSSKLDQLHNQAVADLKLRIYVARQPAQQALELFPILLAQDELQGTSIADLKDGVDKAIKSTAHSNFLHGGITEFLTIAAQAHSSSGTHGCLIEAGTGDATQGAANLGQCKLAVTEGATEPPQDYGHTPEALFKAARITGAAGGHTDASKNCALTKGQTGGGGITNGGQTAAAVPYAGGFFELPPNGADLSTKDLQTFDKQATSNTPVLYFNARKALAEHLQSRMLQLSTQEKTEISNLKRSKRTKAAVHDSLLNNTDDYSDVSHKTAAENTITNTYGATKKHDLAKLWATIDSNSIPNSLFTDQKDGNTELGKIKELRQLNLILTHYERQRVQELAAKGKELQKATENSKCKVPSVQDKEKVCNAAGDDQEACEKLKDKECVFNKDGEKDKKCTLIKERKQALEKANQEDKDGKTNNTGSNFLLINNAPFLLAFFIIV; encoded by the coding sequence ATGAAGCCGCACCAGGCGATGGTAGCAACTGCGCTAGTGCTCGGTATAGCGACCAGGCGCGGTGCAGCAACAGGCGGCAACGGCATCTCAGCAGCGGCGTGGAAGCCCCTTTGCGACATTTCAGCGACGCTGGCAGGCCTGACTCAGAAAGTACGAGCCGACGTCAGTAGCAAGCTCGACCAGTTACATAACCAAGCGGTGGCCGACTTAAAGTTGCGCATATACGTAGCCAGGCAGCCGGCGCAACAAGCACTGGAGCTCTTTCCAATTCTGCTAGCTCAAGACGAACTACAAGGGACCTCTATCGCGGACCTTAAAGATGGCGTAGACAAGGCAATCAAGTCAACTGCGCACTCAAATTTCCTTCACGGCGGAATAACTGAATTTCTAACAATAGCAGCACAAGCTCATTCGTCCAGCGGTACGCACGGCTGTCTTATAGAGGCCGGGACGGGCGACGCAACCCAAGGGGCGGCCAACCTCGGGCAATGCAAGCTGGCTGTTACGGAAGGAGCGACAGAACCGCCCCAAGACTACGGCCACACGCCAGAAGCGCTTTTCAAAGCCGCTAGAATAACCGGCGCCGCCGGCGGCCACACAGACGCTAGCAAAAACTGCGCCCTAACGAAAGGGCAAACCGGCGGCGGCGGTATCACCAACGGCGGACAGACAGCCGCGGCCGTACCTTACGCCGGGGGTTTCTTTGAACTGCCGCCAAACGGCGCCGACCTTTCAACCAAAGACCTACAAACCTTCGACAAACAGGCAACCTCAAACACACCGGTGCTTTACTTTAACGCCAGAAAGGCACTGGCTGAACACCTGCAGAGCAGAATGCTACAGCTCAGCacgcaagaaaaaacagaaattaGCAACTTGAAAAGAAGTAAGCGAACGAAAGCCGCAGTGCACGACAGCCTGCTCAACAACACCGACGACTACAGCGACGTCAGCCACAAAACTGCAGCGGAAAACACAATTACCAATACGTACGGCGCAACGAAAAAACATGACCTAGCCAAATTGTGGGCCACAATTGACAGCAACTCAATACCCAATAGCCTATTCACAGACCAAAAAGACGGAAACACAGAACTCGGTAAGATAAAAGAGCTTAGGCAACTAAACCTAATATTAACGCACTATGAGAGACAAAGAGTTCAGGAGCTAGCTGCGAAGGGCAAGGAATTACAAAAGGCAACGGAAAATTCTAAGTGCAAAGTTCCAAGTGTGCAAGACAAGGAGAAAGTTTGCAATGCAGCAGGAGATGACCAAGAAGCATGCGAAAAACTAAAGGATAAGGAGTGCGTTTTCAACAAAGATGGCGAGAAGGACAAAAAGTGTACATTGatcaaggaaagaaaacaagcactagaaaaagcaaaccaagaagataaagatggaaaaacaaacaacacaggaagcaattttcttttaattaaTAATGCcccttttttgcttgcattttttattATAGTATAA
- a CDS encoding variant surface glycoprotein (GPI-Anchor Signal predicted for Tb11.09.0003 by DGPI v2.04 with cleavage site probability 0.344 near 459), protein MTAVSNIIATFIGLVVATLLLSRGTQADPAAELTKQDTPCKSAHYLIKLAAAAEGKLKSLLEKTTEAVDEHRALEVYAATTDTGAANAAIAGLSEYASRRTATLAKAAVTCAQAVSQLTRTLNIEAGKNLALSSATEIKSATGTAQAMSNTGQGQSVSGHLKLDKLTDDSCAKTYTATAANTDNDPDTRQLESIRIHKLEGKTTADTAAGVCQVACVGAACSTAETNIKVSSAAATLFKAGELAQLAVKTTDAKPKRSDTPQGLKKELEKHQTSIEHRLYDFLKNKPCDADMASVRNMAVVQNDEGVRKAVLIELQGPAAKYDASSDSQKKAITDGIKAMFGGTETEFNAKIWEKVKANSVKQKIAGTDIDSKIEQLSTDTNRGLVLAYHASQRKNKPSCKTETSTQKPQQCGSQTTPEHCQKEGCYLDENKTPKCFPKKSKDDKKNGDYAKATNTTGSNSFVIHKAPLLIAVLLF, encoded by the coding sequence ATGACCGCAGTTAGCAATATAATTGCGACTTTTATTGGCTTAGTTGTGGCAACACTGCTGCTAAGTCGCGGCACACAAGCTGACCCCGCAGCGGAACTCACAAAACAAGACACGCCATGCAAATCGGCGCATTACCTAATCAAGCTCGCTGCGGCAGCGGAGGGGAAACTGAAGAGTCTGCTGGAGAAAACAACGGAAGCGGTAGATGAGCACAGGGCGCTTGAGGTCtacgcagcaacaacagataCGGGGGCAGCCAACGCAGCAATAGCCGGGCTGTCAGAATACGCATCAAGGCGCACAGCGACTTTAGCAAAAGCGGCTGTAACGTGCGCGCAAGCAGTAAGCCAACTAACACGAACGCTCAACATCGAAGCCGGCAAAAACTTGGCGCTATCATCTGCAACGGAAATCAAATCAGCGACAGGGACAGCTCAGGCGATGTCAAACACCGGCCAAGGGCAGTCAGTCTCAGGTCACCTAAAACTGGACAAACTGACCGACGATTCATGTGCAAAGACATACACGGCGACGGCGGCAAATACAGATAACGACCCAGACACGCGGCAGCTAGAGTCGATCAGAATACACAAACTGGAAGGCAAAACCACCGCAGACACCGCCGCCGGTGTCTGCCAGGTCGCATGTGTAGGCGCTGCCTGCAGCACAGCCGAGACCAACATCAAAGTTTCatcagcggcagcaacactTTTTAAGGCAGGAGAACTTGCGCAGCTAGCGGTGAAAACAACCGACGCTAAGCCCAAACGCTCAGACACACCGCAAGGactaaaaaaagaattggaGAAACACCAAACGAGCATAGAACACCGCCTCTACGACTTTctcaaaaacaaaccatGCGACGCAGATATGGCCTCAGTCCGTAACATGGCAGTTGTACAAAACGACGAAGGCGTGAGAAAAGCAGTTCTGATAGAATTACAAGGCCCGGCAGCCAAATACGACGCAAGCAGTGATTCGCAAAAGAAAGCCATAACAGACGGCATAAAAGCCATGTTCGGAGGCACTGAGACAGAATTCAATGCTAAGATATGGGAGAAGGTGAAGGCAAACTCAGTAAAGCAGAAAATAGCGGGAACAGACATTGACAGCAAAATCGAACAACTTTCTACCGACACTAACAGAGGATTAGTTTTAGCATACCATGCCtctcaaagaaaaaacaagccTAGCTGTAAAACAGAGACCTCCACACAAAAACCACAACAATGTGGAAGCCAAACAACCCCAGAACACTGTCAAAAAGAAGGCTGTTATTtggatgaaaacaaaacgccaAAATGTTTTCCGAAAAAGAGCAAAGACGACAAGAAAAATGGGGATTATGCCAAAgctacaaacaccacaggaagcaattcttttgtcattcacAAGGCTCCTCTTTTGATTGCAGTGTTGCTTTTCTAA
- a CDS encoding variant surface glycoprotein, with protein MFIQKQRAKEMTKLMYLAATAAMIFHGSNVGQAADDQEAENAQEFGALCNLIQLASKGFDSTEIKINNKLTELETDIQRAEILAYDNKTEIEKRAKEGTEGLKKGDKALPQTADGIAAAQKINETAKAAAALISALKDKIKKVEADTATANKHLYKAVWGKEEKPPALKPGAALFAGANASSIFGDTSSNTRTTNCGGSQFSSQSDTNVGKTLINDLVCICIDGQTGMKNCAATPHGVTTAQNNFRTPHSAINSAWDALIDECPQAQAKVNPGALQAALTSLLSLIGGNTHSKTTPTQNNKYILGWADATATGCNGATKQICVNYAPWRKTAANTEIRWQEEVREAIEAAPTATTESDITATINTLTTMNLSVWHLYEAGFASASTVKGEPTKEKIPPIAQEECNKHKSKKTCEEKNCKWEAKGGKSETEGTCKPKEGEGETSAAGAGDAGASDTAAKKCSDKKKEEECKSPNCKWDGKECKDSSILANKHFALMVSAAFVSLLEL; from the coding sequence ATGTTtattcaaaaacaaagagcaaAAGAGATGACCAAGCTCATGTACCTAGCGGCAACAGCCGCAATGATATTCCACGGATCGAACGTCGGACAGGCAGCGGATGACCAGGAGGCCGAAAACGCCCAAGAATTTGGAGCGCTCTGTAACTTAATTCAGCTAGCCTCTAAGGGCTTCGATAGTacagaaataaaaattaacaaCAAACTAACGGAGCTAGAAACCGACATACAGCGAGCGGAAATACTAGCTTACgacaacaaaacagaaatcGAAAAAAGGGCAAAGGAAGGCACAGAAGGACTCAAAAAAGGTGACAAGGCGCTACCACAGACTGCGGATGGCATAGCAGCAgcacagaaaataaatgaaacgGCAAAGGCGGCAGCAGCCTTGATATCGGCACTGAAGGACAAGATCAAAAAGGTCGAAGCGGACACGGCCACGGCAAACAAACACCTTTACAAGGCAGTGTGgggcaaagaggaaaagccTCCGGCACTCAAACCTGGAGCTGCCCTCTTTGCAGGGGCCAACGCCAGCAGCATTTTCGGCGACACCAGCTCAAACACACGAACAACCAACTGCGGCGGCAGTCAGTTCAGCTCCCAAAGCGACACGAACGTCGGCAAAACACTAATTAACGACTTAGTATGTATCTGCATCGACGGCCAAACCGGGATGAAAAACTGCGCGGCAACACCACACGGCGTAACCACAGCACAGAACAACTTCCGGACGCCACATAGCGCAATAAACAGCGCATGGGACGCACTGATAGACGAATGCCCACAAGCGCAAGCGAAAGTCAATCCAGGTGCGCTACAGGCAGCGCTTACAAGCCTGCTCTCGCTCATTGGAGGAAACACTCAcagcaaaacaacaccaacccaaaacaacaaatacaTTCTCGGCTGGGCAGATGCGACGGCGACAGGCTGCAACGGCGCGACCAAACAGATTTGTGTAAACTATGCACCATGGAGAAAAACGGCAGCAAACACCGAGATACGGTGGCAAGAGGAAGTCCGCGAAGCGATCGAAGCAGCGCCGACAGCAACAACCGAATCAGACATTACTGCCACCATCAACACGCTAACGACAATGAACCTAAGTGTTTGGCACCTATATGAAGCTGGTTTTGCGAGTGCCAGCACAGTGAAAGGCGAaccaacaaaggaaaaaattccGCCTATAGCACAAGAAGAATGCAATAAGCACAAATCCAAAAAGAcctgtgaagaaaagaattgcaaatgggaagcaaaaggtggaaaatctgaaacagaaggaacatgcaaacctaaagagggagaaggagagaCAAGTGCAGCTGGAGCAGGAGATGCAGGAGCATCAGATACGGcagccaaaaagtgctccgataaaaaaaaagaagaggagtgCAAATCTcctaactgcaaatgggatggaaaagaatgcaaagattcctctattctagcaaacaaacacttcGCCCTcatggtttctgctgcatttgtgaGTCTGCTGGAACTTTGA